The following coding sequences are from one Paenibacillus sp. JDR-2 window:
- a CDS encoding MarR family winged helix-turn-helix transcriptional regulator — protein sequence MNLDQEKLLKLREMDDVFRKLRRLINAEYNRFNVHGLGMTEGKMVIILAQHGPQKASAMAEWLRITSGAVTGISDRLIDLGYVERSRSEYDRRIVMLSVTDEGRKLVDHVMEMRERIMLKLYDGFELNDIDKATDIFIRMAANLDPKSEATEE from the coding sequence ATGAACCTGGATCAGGAGAAGCTTCTTAAACTAAGAGAGATGGATGACGTATTCCGCAAGCTGCGCAGGTTGATTAACGCGGAATATAACCGGTTTAATGTTCACGGACTTGGGATGACGGAAGGCAAGATGGTTATTATTCTTGCGCAGCATGGACCTCAGAAGGCATCTGCAATGGCAGAATGGCTCCGTATTACAAGCGGTGCCGTAACGGGGATTTCGGATCGCTTGATCGACCTTGGCTATGTAGAGCGTTCGCGGAGCGAGTACGACCGGCGTATCGTTATGCTAAGCGTAACCGACGAAGGCCGCAAGCTGGTGGATCATGTTATGGAAATGCGCGAGCGTATTATGTTGAAACTGTATGACGGCTTTGAGCTTAATGATATAGACAAAGCAACGGATATCTTCATCCGGATGGCAGCGAATCTGGATCCGAAGAGCGAAGCAACGGAAGAGTAG
- the queC gene encoding 7-cyano-7-deazaguanine synthase QueC gives MKKGKAVVVFSGGQDSTTCLFWALERYEEVEAVTFNYGQRHALELECAAQIAEELGVRHHVLDMSLLNQLAPNALTRPDIEIEQQEGGLPTTFVDGRNLLFLSFAAVLAKQIGARAIVTGVCETDFSGYPDCRDIFIKSLNVTLNLSMDYPFVIETPLMWLDKAETWGLADQLGAFEYVRTKTLTCYNGVIADGCGECPACKLRSQGLNRYLATKEGGKAE, from the coding sequence ATGAAAAAAGGAAAAGCGGTAGTTGTATTCAGCGGCGGGCAAGACAGCACAACTTGTCTGTTCTGGGCGCTGGAACGCTACGAAGAGGTGGAAGCGGTCACCTTCAATTACGGGCAGCGTCATGCGCTCGAACTGGAATGCGCCGCGCAGATTGCCGAAGAGCTTGGGGTAAGGCATCATGTGCTTGACATGTCGCTTCTCAATCAGTTGGCACCTAACGCACTGACGCGGCCCGATATCGAGATCGAGCAGCAGGAAGGCGGCTTACCGACTACGTTTGTAGACGGCCGAAATTTATTGTTCCTGTCCTTTGCGGCGGTGCTCGCGAAGCAGATCGGAGCAAGAGCTATCGTAACCGGCGTATGCGAGACGGATTTCAGCGGTTATCCGGATTGCCGGGATATTTTTATCAAATCGCTTAATGTAACGCTTAATCTATCGATGGACTATCCGTTTGTTATCGAGACGCCTCTTATGTGGCTGGATAAAGCCGAGACATGGGGCCTGGCTGACCAGCTTGGCGCTTTTGAATATGTGCGGACCAAGACTTTAACCTGCTATAACGGCGTAATTGCGGATGGATGCGGAGAATGCCCGGCCTGCAAGCTGCGGAGCCAGGGGCTGAACCGTTACTTGGCCACCAAAGAAGGGGGCAAAGCGGAATGA
- a CDS encoding urease accessory protein UreD codes for MAADIRGERAAVRNSVLRASFHFTDGATRLADKYHTSPIKIAKSFPLQEQLAVIIMDCSPGLLAGDRYELEWQAHGSSHAYITNQSYMKVHPSPLEGVAVGSSISQTFRLGHHAVIEHMPEPVMLYKDAKLRSETNVYLESGAVWMQADILCPGRTLRQEKFRYAEFRNSLSVYYEDELIFAQRQRIVPSDHKLAAPGCWEEMTHMATFCLFTDQLTGSRIESMKELVQELPEYGSHPVMIGLSDTHRYGLVAAAASTAAWPLQEAMRFLWHGARKIVLGKEPVDLLNS; via the coding sequence ATGGCGGCAGATATACGGGGAGAGCGCGCGGCGGTACGGAACTCTGTGCTGCGCGCTTCCTTTCATTTTACAGATGGCGCGACAAGGCTTGCGGATAAGTATCATACCTCGCCCATTAAGATCGCAAAGAGCTTTCCGCTTCAAGAGCAGCTGGCTGTAATCATTATGGATTGTTCTCCCGGTCTGCTGGCCGGGGACCGATATGAACTGGAATGGCAGGCGCACGGCTCCTCGCATGCTTATATCACAAACCAGTCTTATATGAAGGTTCATCCCAGTCCGCTTGAAGGCGTGGCGGTGGGATCTTCGATTTCTCAGACCTTCCGGCTTGGTCATCATGCGGTTATTGAACATATGCCGGAGCCGGTTATGCTGTATAAGGACGCCAAGCTGCGCAGCGAAACCAATGTCTATCTGGAATCAGGAGCCGTATGGATGCAGGCGGATATTCTTTGTCCGGGACGTACGCTGCGCCAAGAGAAGTTCCGATACGCAGAGTTTCGGAACAGCTTGTCCGTTTACTACGAGGATGAGCTGATATTCGCCCAGCGGCAGCGGATTGTGCCTAGCGACCATAAGCTTGCGGCTCCCGGTTGTTGGGAGGAGATGACGCATATGGCGACCTTTTGTCTGTTTACCGATCAATTAACGGGTTCGCGGATTGAGTCCATGAAAGAGCTTGTTCAGGAATTGCCTGAATACGGCTCTCATCCGGTTATGATAGGACTGTCCGATACGCACCGTTACGGCCTTGTCGCTGCAGCTGCGTCTACCGCGGCATGGCCGCTGCAAGAGGCTATGCGCTTTCTCTGGCACGGCGCTAGAAAGATTGTACTCGGCAAAGAACCGGTAGATTTGCTTAATTCTTAG
- a CDS encoding dockerin type I domain-containing protein, whose protein sequence is MPRLSYTTMNYTHLGQRQAPARIKSGSKNNNGTAWSFVDGDGPTGINYNTSNSAYIPRLTVFDGNLYAVWYEGTPNFKIRVKKYDGSAWSFVDGNGTSGINKSASAGAQYGFPTVYNNSLYVIWQETNGTANQIRVALMGPSNTAPTATNVTFTGNLKQGNTLTGTYAYVDAENDPEGTPTYKWYAAEDNAGTGKTLIASATTDTLTLTNAEVGKYIVFEVTPAATSGTPTGAPSSYTSAVAVQANAAPTATDVSFDGTLKQGGTLTGSYAYADEENDPEGTPTYKWYTAEDNAGTGKTLIASATANTLALTSAEAGKYIVFEVTPSATAGTPTGAPSSYTSAGAVLNNSAPTVSHVQISGSLKLNQTLTGTYLYNDDDQDAEDGTTFQWYTADDALGTNKTPIAGASGKTLVLKADQNNKHILFEVTPHAAAGSTSGNSVASPAVGPVGMLKGDANGDGYVTPADALLANKYIQGKITLTAEQKLALDMDNDNDVDAVDAQLILNVYLGIGG, encoded by the coding sequence ATGCCTCGCTTGTCGTATACAACAATGAATTATACGCATCTTGGTCAGAGACAAGCTCCGGCCAGAATCAAATCCGGGTCAAAAAATAACAACGGGACTGCCTGGAGTTTTGTAGATGGGGACGGCCCGACGGGGATTAACTACAATACTTCGAATTCGGCCTACATTCCGCGGCTTACCGTATTTGACGGCAATTTGTACGCGGTCTGGTATGAAGGCACGCCGAATTTTAAAATTCGCGTAAAAAAGTACGACGGTTCTGCATGGTCCTTCGTTGACGGCAATGGTACGTCGGGTATTAATAAAAGCGCCTCTGCCGGCGCGCAGTACGGGTTCCCGACCGTCTATAACAATAGTCTCTATGTAATCTGGCAGGAAACGAACGGAACCGCCAATCAGATACGCGTCGCTTTGATGGGTCCGTCCAATACGGCGCCAACGGCAACGAACGTTACGTTCACCGGCAATCTGAAGCAAGGGAATACCCTTACGGGCACCTATGCATACGTTGACGCTGAGAACGATCCGGAAGGGACGCCAACGTATAAATGGTATGCGGCGGAAGACAACGCGGGTACGGGCAAAACGCTAATCGCATCGGCAACGACCGATACTCTCACGCTTACAAACGCCGAAGTGGGAAAATATATCGTGTTCGAGGTGACGCCGGCTGCAACTTCCGGTACGCCAACGGGCGCGCCATCGTCCTATACTAGCGCGGTTGCGGTACAAGCGAATGCGGCGCCAACGGCAACCGATGTTTCATTTGACGGCACGTTGAAGCAAGGCGGTACGCTTACGGGCAGCTACGCTTACGCCGATGAGGAAAATGATCCGGAAGGCACCCCGACGTACAAGTGGTATACGGCGGAAGACAACGCGGGTACGGGGAAAACGCTAATCGCATCGGCAACGGCCAATACTCTTGCGCTTACAAGCGCGGAAGCCGGAAAATATATCGTCTTTGAGGTGACGCCGTCTGCAACTGCGGGGACGCCAACAGGTGCTCCATCGTCCTACACGAGCGCCGGCGCGGTCTTGAACAATTCGGCGCCAACGGTAAGCCATGTACAGATTTCGGGCAGTCTGAAGCTTAACCAGACGCTGACGGGAACCTATCTCTATAATGATGACGATCAGGATGCGGAAGACGGGACAACGTTCCAGTGGTATACAGCAGACGATGCGCTTGGGACTAACAAAACGCCGATAGCAGGCGCGTCCGGTAAAACTCTAGTATTGAAGGCTGATCAGAACAATAAGCACATTCTATTCGAGGTAACGCCTCATGCGGCTGCCGGCTCGACATCCGGTAATTCGGTCGCTTCCCCGGCTGTTGGACCGGTGGGGATGCTGAAAGGCGATGCTAACGGCGACGGTTATGTAACGCCTGCCGATGCTTTGCTCGCCAACAAATATATTCAGGGCAAAATCACCCTGACCGCCGAACAGAAGCTCGCGCTGGACATGGATAACGACAATGATGTCGATGCGGTTGATGCTCAACTTATCTTAAACGTGTATCTTGGGATTGGAGGTTGA
- a CDS encoding S-layer homology domain-containing protein — protein sequence MTNLKNATRVRSLRWLLVLCLTLYSTLSLAPQAKAGAGSPFQAEIISATGHAGETVSMAVYLQPDVIEGDDSYWKYTLQVDYDPNVLALDGEITDEASSEIFDTGGSVAGSIQVEASAFGDLLFISERQKVMTLRFKINPEAAAGDTNVTLTGGSFTADQSPTEINSFVSGTVTVLEHEKKAEVTIGSKAGEPGTLVQVPVKLSDATTGVGSYGVALRFDKDALEVNRVDGPPQSGFASNFDNEAGIVQAGWADLSGGDNPILAGQDLFTVTFKIKNEAQLGDKAVNVADPENIEQFTLTDADAEEMVKSLHAGNVNVYRHVSSPVPPKEIIAVDVKGSGSDAVAAKAEIERTTKSDGTKSDKVVLTSAQAKTAIAAIAANKLGAANIMIPDAKDEVSEVNVTVPKEAKGLLADAKLGLGIVTDNVQLIVPSSSLEGFADDVHFRFVPIKKDEEKKEIKARADKDTIVQAIASDGVTVIGRPMTIETNLQNREVTLIMPLKEMPLSKDELEGLRVYIEHGDGTRELLQGKLVPYPGADGVQGIQFTVTKFSTFTLVYAKPKLEEHHAYVNGYQDGKFRPEQTITRAEMAAMLSRVITKDVNEDAATYADVPTSHWAAPAIAKVSAMQVMSGYPNNRFGPEKPITRAELAAIAAGLDAEGISGSGFKDIAGHWAENSIRKAQGAGLLQGYPDGSFKPEKTVTRAEAVTVLNRVLGRGPAAATDKESPWRDVAVDYWAYADIAEASVEHSFTHQADGTESWKH from the coding sequence GTGACGAACTTGAAAAACGCAACCCGGGTGCGTTCCCTTCGCTGGCTGCTGGTATTGTGCTTAACCCTTTATTCGACTCTAAGTCTTGCGCCGCAAGCCAAAGCAGGCGCCGGTTCGCCGTTTCAAGCGGAAATAATCAGCGCTACCGGGCATGCGGGAGAAACGGTATCAATGGCCGTTTATTTGCAGCCTGACGTTATAGAGGGTGATGACAGTTACTGGAAGTATACGCTTCAAGTGGATTACGATCCTAATGTGCTGGCATTGGATGGCGAAATAACGGACGAGGCTTCGTCTGAGATCTTCGACACCGGCGGTTCGGTAGCGGGCAGTATCCAAGTAGAAGCCTCAGCCTTTGGCGACTTGCTCTTCATTTCCGAGCGGCAGAAGGTAATGACTCTTCGTTTCAAGATTAATCCGGAGGCTGCGGCTGGCGACACGAATGTGACTTTAACCGGAGGTTCTTTTACCGCCGACCAATCGCCAACCGAAATAAACAGCTTTGTTTCGGGCACGGTAACGGTTCTAGAACATGAGAAGAAGGCAGAGGTCACGATTGGCTCAAAAGCTGGAGAACCGGGGACGCTTGTGCAGGTTCCGGTTAAGCTGAGCGATGCAACGACAGGTGTCGGCTCGTACGGAGTTGCGCTTCGCTTTGACAAGGACGCGCTTGAAGTCAACCGCGTGGATGGGCCGCCACAAAGCGGATTCGCCAGCAATTTCGATAACGAAGCGGGCATCGTGCAAGCGGGTTGGGCTGATCTATCCGGCGGTGACAATCCAATCTTGGCGGGCCAAGATTTGTTTACGGTGACGTTCAAAATTAAAAATGAAGCGCAGCTTGGGGACAAGGCTGTTAACGTCGCCGATCCCGAGAACATCGAACAGTTTACGCTGACGGATGCCGATGCGGAGGAAATGGTCAAATCGCTGCATGCCGGCAACGTGAACGTCTACCGTCATGTTTCCTCCCCGGTACCGCCGAAGGAGATCATCGCGGTGGATGTCAAAGGTTCGGGATCCGATGCGGTTGCCGCCAAAGCGGAAATCGAGCGGACGACAAAAAGCGATGGCACAAAAAGCGATAAAGTCGTGCTGACATCCGCTCAGGCGAAAACGGCGATCGCCGCGATTGCGGCGAACAAACTCGGTGCGGCAAATATTATGATTCCGGATGCCAAGGATGAAGTATCGGAAGTTAACGTTACGGTGCCGAAGGAAGCAAAAGGCCTGCTTGCAGATGCAAAGCTGGGACTTGGCATTGTAACGGATAATGTTCAGCTCATCGTTCCTAGCAGTTCATTGGAGGGCTTCGCCGATGACGTGCACTTCCGGTTCGTACCGATTAAGAAAGACGAGGAGAAGAAAGAAATAAAAGCTCGGGCGGATAAGGATACGATCGTGCAAGCGATAGCAAGCGACGGCGTGACGGTAATAGGGCGTCCGATGACGATAGAAACCAATCTGCAAAACCGGGAAGTTACGTTGATTATGCCTTTGAAGGAAATGCCGTTAAGCAAGGATGAGCTGGAGGGCCTGCGCGTGTATATCGAACACGGAGACGGAACCAGAGAACTGCTGCAAGGGAAGCTTGTTCCATATCCCGGCGCGGACGGGGTACAGGGTATCCAGTTCACGGTTACGAAGTTCAGTACATTCACCCTTGTTTATGCAAAACCCAAGCTTGAGGAGCATCATGCCTATGTGAACGGCTATCAAGACGGCAAGTTCCGTCCGGAGCAGACGATTACGCGGGCGGAAATGGCCGCCATGCTCTCCCGCGTAATTACGAAGGATGTTAATGAAGACGCCGCAACGTACGCCGACGTGCCGACGTCGCATTGGGCGGCACCGGCTATCGCGAAAGTGTCGGCCATGCAAGTAATGAGCGGCTACCCTAACAACAGATTTGGACCGGAGAAGCCGATTACCCGGGCGGAGCTCGCAGCAATAGCAGCGGGGCTCGACGCTGAAGGTATATCGGGATCCGGCTTCAAGGATATTGCCGGACATTGGGCGGAAAACTCCATTCGCAAAGCGCAGGGAGCGGGACTTCTGCAGGGATATCCGGACGGCAGCTTCAAACCGGAGAAGACAGTGACCCGCGCGGAAGCAGTTACGGTTCTGAATAGGGTATTGGGCAGAGGACCGGCCGCAGCAACGGACAAAGAATCGCCATGGCGCGATGTGGCGGTTGATTACTGGGCGTATGCAGACATTGCGGAGGCTTCTGTCGAGCATAGCTTTACGCATCAAGCGGACGGGACGGAAAGCTGGAAGCATTAG
- a CDS encoding sulfite oxidase-like oxidoreductase, with amino-acid sequence MNTSKKAERLKKAPALKANVAPELAHRVPPGQTTTDRFPILHEGEVPEYDMSTWTLRVFGEVEEEKVFTYEQIMALPQIKQMNDIHCVTRWSKLDTEWEGIRFSDLMKLVNVSPEAKYVMIHADQDYETNLPLEDLLHENILLAHSFDGEQLTAKHGWPLRLLVPHLYFWKSAKWIRGIEFMKEDRPGFWERNGFHNYADPFREQRFSGEDLGLPEDEWYHKDFD; translated from the coding sequence ATGAACACAAGCAAGAAAGCTGAACGTTTGAAGAAAGCTCCTGCCCTCAAGGCGAATGTCGCTCCTGAGCTGGCGCATCGAGTTCCGCCCGGACAGACAACTACGGACCGTTTCCCGATTCTTCACGAAGGGGAAGTGCCGGAGTACGATATGTCCACATGGACTTTGCGTGTATTTGGCGAAGTGGAAGAGGAAAAAGTTTTTACATACGAGCAAATTATGGCTCTTCCTCAAATCAAACAAATGAACGATATTCATTGCGTTACCCGATGGTCGAAGCTTGATACCGAATGGGAAGGCATTCGATTCTCTGATCTGATGAAGCTGGTTAATGTGAGCCCGGAAGCTAAGTATGTGATGATTCATGCCGATCAAGATTACGAGACGAATCTTCCGCTCGAGGATCTGCTGCATGAGAACATCCTGCTGGCGCACAGCTTCGATGGTGAACAGCTTACTGCCAAGCATGGCTGGCCGCTGCGGCTGCTTGTCCCGCATTTGTATTTCTGGAAGAGCGCCAAGTGGATCAGAGGAATTGAATTTATGAAGGAAGACCGCCCGGGCTTCTGGGAGAGAAACGGCTTCCACAATTATGCCGATCCGTTCCGCGAACAGCGGTTCTCAGGAGAAGATCTAGGGCTTCCGGAAGACGAATGGTATCACAAGGATTTCGATTAA
- the ureG gene encoding urease accessory protein UreG, producing the protein MCQGQGHTHKEWEKPVIDVSRPVRIGIGGPVGSGKTALVERLSRELCDKYSLAVITNDIYTKEDARILVNTGVLPEERILGVETGGCPHTAIREDASMNFEAIEELQSRFEKLDLIFIESGGDNLAAAFSPELVDLFIYIIDVAQGEKIPRKGGPGIMRSDLLVINKIDLAPYVGASLEVMDADSKRMRGDRPFVFSNMFGGDGVAEIVGWLEHELAHARGEAHTHIVQLGSMPHKH; encoded by the coding sequence ATGTGCCAAGGTCAAGGTCATACGCATAAAGAATGGGAGAAGCCTGTTATCGACGTTTCGCGTCCGGTCCGGATCGGAATCGGAGGTCCGGTTGGTTCGGGCAAAACCGCGCTGGTGGAGCGGCTGTCGCGCGAGCTTTGCGATAAATACAGCTTAGCCGTTATTACGAATGATATTTACACCAAGGAAGACGCAAGAATTCTCGTGAATACGGGTGTGCTTCCCGAGGAACGGATTCTCGGAGTAGAGACGGGCGGCTGCCCGCATACCGCTATCCGGGAGGATGCGTCGATGAACTTCGAAGCCATTGAAGAGCTGCAGAGCAGATTCGAGAAGCTGGATCTGATCTTTATCGAGAGCGGCGGCGACAATCTGGCTGCTGCCTTTAGCCCGGAGCTGGTGGATCTCTTCATCTATATTATAGACGTTGCCCAAGGGGAAAAAATTCCGCGCAAAGGCGGCCCGGGCATTATGCGTTCGGATCTGCTCGTGATTAACAAGATCGACCTTGCCCCGTATGTCGGTGCGAGCCTCGAAGTGATGGATGCGGATTCGAAGCGGATGCGGGGCGATCGTCCGTTTGTCTTCTCCAATATGTTTGGCGGCGACGGGGTAGCCGAAATCGTTGGTTGGCTGGAGCATGAGCTTGCGCATGCGCGGGGTGAGGCGCATACCCATATCGTGCAGCTTGGCTCCATGCCTCATAAGCATTAG
- a CDS encoding urease accessory protein UreF — MGASAAWLAMQQLLDSALPIGGFSHSFGLETMVQEGRIVRSAQLYEYASAMMRQSWATSDAMIIRAVYRDAPQEDWNSLFAVERLVHVQRIAVETRVGLEKMGRRLLQLAAALHPQLDWTLLNEALRYRKCQATHPLVYGYICYRLGVEEERAIQGYLYACVVTCVNSALRLMSIGQTEGQSLIARLSLGIDEATELAMSMLPEEAYSNMPMAELAMIRHEGLYSRLFMS; from the coding sequence ATGGGTGCTTCTGCAGCTTGGCTCGCCATGCAGCAGCTATTGGACTCTGCCCTTCCGATCGGCGGGTTTTCCCACTCGTTTGGTCTCGAGACGATGGTACAGGAAGGGCGGATCGTTCGTAGCGCGCAGCTGTATGAATATGCGTCGGCTATGATGAGGCAAAGCTGGGCGACTTCGGATGCGATGATTATCCGGGCCGTTTACAGGGATGCTCCGCAAGAGGATTGGAACAGTCTGTTTGCGGTCGAACGGCTTGTGCATGTGCAGCGGATTGCGGTAGAGACCAGGGTTGGCTTGGAGAAGATGGGGCGCCGATTGCTGCAACTTGCCGCTGCCCTTCATCCTCAGCTTGATTGGACGCTATTAAATGAAGCTTTGCGGTACAGGAAATGTCAGGCTACCCATCCGCTAGTATACGGTTATATATGCTATCGGCTTGGCGTAGAGGAGGAACGGGCTATCCAAGGCTATTTGTACGCTTGCGTGGTTACTTGCGTGAATAGCGCCCTAAGGCTTATGTCCATCGGTCAGACCGAAGGTCAATCGCTTATCGCAAGGTTGTCGTTAGGGATAGACGAAGCAACGGAGCTGGCCATGTCGATGCTGCCTGAGGAGGCCTATTCGAATATGCCAATGGCAGAGCTGGCCATGATCCGGCATGAAGGTTTGTATTCGCGTTTATTTATGTCATAA